A single genomic interval of Argonema galeatum A003/A1 harbors:
- a CDS encoding aspartate aminotransferase family protein, with the protein MSIETLVENPTIPAESAPVMSGVFDPASFDHSVMTTYGRFPLALERGEGCRVWDTDGREYLDFVAGIATCTLGHAHPALVETVTRQIKTLHHVSNLYYIPVQGELAKWLIEHSCADRVFFCNSGAEANEGAIKLARKYAHTVLGIKKPIILTAHASFHGRTLATITATGQPKYQKNFDPLMPGFDYVPYNDIEAVKNAIADLDTGDRRVCAILMEALQGEGGVRPGDVEYFQQLRQICDETGILLILDEVQVGMGRSGKFWGYENLGIEPDIFTSAKGLGGGIPIGATLCKKFCDVFGPGDHASTYGGNPFACAVSLTVCQTLERENILQNVQERGEQLRSGLRAIASKYPNLIAEVRGWGLIDGMELKADIELTSADVVKAAMAEGLLLVPAGPKVLRFVPPLIVTEREIDIALQALERAFSSAIA; encoded by the coding sequence GTGAGCATTGAAACTCTAGTTGAGAATCCCACTATACCCGCAGAGTCGGCACCAGTTATGTCTGGCGTATTCGATCCCGCCAGCTTTGACCATTCCGTGATGACAACCTACGGACGATTTCCCCTCGCTTTGGAACGGGGCGAAGGTTGTCGGGTTTGGGATACCGATGGGCGCGAATATCTGGATTTTGTGGCTGGAATTGCCACTTGTACTCTGGGACACGCCCACCCAGCTTTGGTGGAAACGGTGACTCGCCAAATCAAGACGCTGCACCATGTTTCTAATTTGTATTACATTCCCGTGCAGGGCGAATTGGCTAAATGGTTGATCGAACATTCTTGTGCCGATCGCGTATTTTTCTGCAATTCCGGTGCAGAGGCGAATGAAGGGGCGATTAAATTGGCTCGGAAATACGCCCACACGGTCTTGGGAATTAAAAAGCCGATAATTTTGACGGCGCACGCCAGTTTCCACGGTCGCACGCTGGCGACGATTACAGCCACGGGTCAGCCGAAGTACCAGAAGAACTTCGACCCGTTAATGCCGGGGTTTGACTATGTTCCCTACAACGATATTGAGGCGGTGAAAAATGCGATCGCCGACTTGGATACCGGAGATCGACGGGTTTGCGCCATTCTCATGGAAGCTTTGCAAGGTGAAGGCGGTGTTCGTCCGGGAGATGTGGAATACTTCCAGCAGCTACGCCAAATTTGCGATGAAACCGGCATTCTCCTGATTCTGGATGAAGTGCAAGTGGGTATGGGGCGCAGCGGCAAGTTCTGGGGATATGAGAATCTGGGAATTGAACCGGATATCTTCACTTCTGCGAAGGGATTGGGCGGCGGTATCCCGATCGGCGCTACTCTATGTAAGAAGTTCTGCGATGTTTTCGGGCCTGGGGATCATGCTAGCACCTACGGCGGGAATCCTTTTGCTTGTGCAGTTTCTCTCACGGTTTGTCAAACTTTAGAACGCGAGAACATTCTGCAAAACGTGCAGGAGAGAGGGGAACAATTAAGATCTGGATTGAGAGCGATCGCCTCCAAATATCCTAACTTAATTGCTGAGGTGCGCGGTTGGGGTTTGATCGACGGTATGGAGTTGAAAGCAGACATCGAACTAACTTCAGCTGATGTGGTGAAAGCGGCGATGGCTGAAGGTTTGTTGCTCGTTCCGGCTGGCCCCAAAGTCCTCAGATTTGTGCCACCGCTGATTGTAACTGAGCGGGAAATCGATATAGCACTGCAAGCACTTGAGCGGGCGTTCTCATCAGCAATTGCCTAA
- a CDS encoding DUF29 domain-containing protein: MSSNRYETDYHQWIKETVNQLRERHFHEVDWDNLIEELDNMVKSDKRAVLTLLTRLLEHLLKLSYWEVEKDRSGNHWAAEIVNFRAQIQHRLEDSPSLKAELEMMYAKAYSVAVKSVSKLFSLPNDAHISLKQALDEDWFVVEECKSRES; encoded by the coding sequence ATGTCATCGAACCGATACGAAACAGACTATCATCAATGGATTAAAGAAACGGTCAACCAATTACGAGAACGGCACTTTCATGAGGTTGATTGGGATAATTTGATAGAAGAGTTAGACAATATGGTAAAAAGCGATAAACGGGCTGTATTAACTCTTTTAACCCGTTTATTAGAACATCTTCTTAAATTGTCTTATTGGGAAGTCGAAAAAGATCGTTCAGGGAATCATTGGGCTGCTGAAATTGTCAATTTTCGCGCTCAGATTCAACATCGTTTAGAAGATAGTCCCAGTTTAAAAGCTGAACTCGAAATGATGTATGCAAAAGCCTATTCTGTAGCAGTTAAGTCTGTTTCTAAGCTGTTTTCACTGCCGAATGATGCTCATATTTCCCTAAAACAAGCCTTGGATGAGGATTGGTTTGTTGTAGAGGAATGTAAATCTAGAGAATCTTGA
- the ruvC gene encoding crossover junction endodeoxyribonuclease RuvC, whose translation MGQRILGLDPGLAVVGFGAILCPKIEQSPVTLLDFGVIKTSSDLEIGERLCIIYEDLHTLMQQWKPDLVAIEKLFFYRMGNTIAVAQARGVLMLVLAQYKVPLLEFTPAQIKQALTGMGNADKHDVQLAVARELNLDYIPKPDDAADGLAVALTAWFNAMIK comes from the coding sequence ATGGGGCAGCGAATTTTGGGATTAGATCCAGGACTGGCGGTTGTTGGGTTTGGGGCAATTCTCTGCCCCAAAATCGAGCAGAGTCCTGTGACGCTGCTCGATTTTGGCGTTATTAAAACTTCATCGGATCTGGAAATTGGGGAACGCCTCTGCATAATTTATGAAGATTTGCATACGCTAATGCAGCAATGGAAACCAGATCTGGTTGCGATCGAGAAACTGTTTTTTTATCGCATGGGGAATACTATTGCTGTGGCCCAGGCGCGGGGCGTGCTGATGTTGGTATTGGCTCAGTATAAAGTGCCGTTACTGGAGTTTACACCCGCGCAAATAAAACAGGCACTTACGGGAATGGGGAATGCGGATAAGCATGATGTGCAGCTGGCGGTAGCGCGAGAGTTGAATTTAGATTATATTCCCAAGCCAGATGATGCGGCGGATGGTTTGGCAGTTGCCTTAACGGCGTGGTTTAATGCCATGATTAAATAG
- a CDS encoding gluconeogenesis factor YvcK family protein yields the protein MSISIFKQALLVLSHESRSRTPQRVNTWFKWLAPGLSVKRWLLLSAGGVLITSLGLAIWTKLTPINRLIQFLIDILEKITIIVPSYISGPIVVIGGVLLILWGHTRSLGAITEVLNPAGDEELIDMLMAHRRLNRGPKIVAIGGGTGLSTLLRGLKTYSANITAIVTVADDGGSSGRLRRENGVLPPGDIRNCLAALADEEKLLTELFQYRFHAGDGLTGHSFGNLFLTAMSDITGDLERAIAASSKVLAIRGRVLPATLSDVRLWAELDDGRRIEGESNITKANGNIVKIGCIPENSPALPKALQAIEEADYIIIGPGSLYTSVIPNLLVPEIREAIAKREVPRIYVCNIMTQPGETQGYTVSDHIRAIDNACGGKQLFNAVLMQRKTPSANALTRYAQENSHPVFLDREAVVLLGRRIVLANVMDEDKNTALLRHNSQRLARVLLRWYSRAQS from the coding sequence ATGTCAATCAGTATATTCAAACAAGCCCTTCTTGTTCTGTCGCATGAGTCACGCAGTCGCACTCCCCAGCGGGTAAACACATGGTTCAAGTGGTTGGCTCCTGGCTTGTCGGTGAAACGCTGGTTGCTATTAAGTGCTGGCGGCGTCTTGATCACCAGTCTGGGATTGGCGATATGGACAAAGCTGACTCCCATTAATCGCCTGATTCAGTTCCTCATCGACATCTTGGAGAAGATTACGATTATTGTTCCCAGCTATATTAGCGGCCCCATTGTGGTAATTGGCGGCGTGTTGTTGATTTTGTGGGGTCACACCCGCAGTCTGGGTGCGATTACCGAAGTGTTGAACCCAGCAGGGGATGAAGAACTGATCGATATGCTGATGGCCCATCGCCGCTTAAATCGCGGCCCGAAAATTGTGGCGATCGGGGGTGGTACTGGTCTTTCTACGTTGCTGAGAGGTTTGAAGACTTACAGCGCCAATATTACGGCGATTGTGACGGTGGCGGATGATGGGGGATCTTCTGGGCGTCTGCGGCGGGAAAATGGGGTGCTGCCGCCAGGTGATATTCGCAATTGTTTGGCGGCGCTGGCAGATGAGGAAAAGTTATTGACGGAATTGTTTCAATATCGGTTTCACGCTGGGGATGGTTTGACGGGTCACAGTTTTGGCAATCTCTTTCTGACGGCGATGAGCGATATTACTGGGGATTTGGAAAGAGCGATCGCAGCTAGTTCTAAAGTCTTGGCAATCAGAGGACGGGTGCTACCCGCAACGCTTAGCGATGTTCGTCTTTGGGCGGAATTAGATGATGGACGCCGGATTGAGGGAGAGTCTAATATTACCAAAGCTAACGGAAATATTGTCAAAATTGGTTGTATTCCAGAAAATTCACCAGCTTTGCCGAAAGCTTTGCAGGCGATCGAAGAGGCGGATTACATTATCATTGGCCCTGGTAGCCTCTACACTAGCGTGATTCCCAATCTGTTGGTGCCGGAGATTCGGGAGGCTATAGCCAAACGAGAAGTTCCCCGTATCTACGTTTGCAACATCATGACTCAGCCTGGAGAAACTCAGGGCTATACTGTTTCAGACCATATTCGCGCGATCGATAATGCCTGCGGTGGTAAGCAGTTGTTTAACGCTGTGTTGATGCAGCGGAAAACACCATCAGCTAATGCGCTGACTCGCTATGCTCAGGAAAATTCCCACCCGGTTTTCCTCGATCGCGAAGCCGTCGTACTATTGGGACGTAGAATTGTTTTGGCAAATGTGATGGATGAGGATAAAAATACCGCTCTCTTGCGCCATAATTCCCAGCGACTAGCACGAGTCTTACTGCGTTGGTACAGTCGCGCTCAATCTTAA
- the tsaE gene encoding tRNA (adenosine(37)-N6)-threonylcarbamoyltransferase complex ATPase subunit type 1 TsaE produces the protein MTVESRTISLADAEATRSLGRALGQSLSAGSVILLEGDLGAGKTTLVQGIGEGLAIADPIVSPTFTLINEYTEGRLPLYHLDLYRLSPKEVEALYLENYWEGVEVPLGIVAIEWPERLHYKPTNFLSVQLIYSPDSGRQANLIPVGKFELNLTVLDSFC, from the coding sequence ATGACGGTAGAGTCGAGGACAATTTCTCTTGCAGATGCTGAGGCGACGCGATCGCTCGGTCGCGCTTTGGGCCAGTCTCTGAGTGCTGGTAGCGTAATTTTACTCGAAGGGGATTTAGGCGCTGGCAAAACCACTCTAGTTCAAGGTATTGGTGAAGGACTGGCGATCGCAGATCCCATTGTTAGCCCCACTTTTACTTTGATTAACGAGTATACAGAAGGGCGATTACCCCTGTATCACTTGGATTTGTACCGCTTGTCCCCAAAGGAAGTGGAGGCTTTGTATTTAGAAAACTACTGGGAAGGCGTCGAGGTGCCTTTGGGAATTGTTGCGATCGAATGGCCGGAAAGATTGCACTATAAGCCGACAAATTTCCTCAGCGTTCAATTGATTTATTCACCTGATTCTGGGCGTCAGGCTAACCTTATTCCCGTAGGTAAATTTGAGCTAAATTTGACCGTTTTGGATTCATTTTGCTAA